The Primulina eburnea isolate SZY01 chromosome 13, ASM2296580v1, whole genome shotgun sequence genome includes a region encoding these proteins:
- the LOC140810167 gene encoding uncharacterized protein: MSSQDRVRRYTRGRRRKPMLDVDLNVVPQMPSGLEGTSNHASSQDRQEGNLPLTAAIDLDAYDDDVIISSPRAFAEAKNNSRRNHGHTVVVDLESEERPSRNKRARFPTSQTICDFYINLEGSSHSNSMRNRGQRATVTPPPPKEPTFSCPVCMGTLVEETSTKCGHIFCKACIKAAIAAQGKCPTCRRKITMKDMIRIYLPATNSA, encoded by the exons ATGAGCAGCCAGGATCGAGTCAGGAGGTATACAAGGGGTAGACGGAGGAAGCCAATGTTGGATGTCGATCTTAATGTTGTGCCCCAAATGCCAAGTGGTCTGGAGGGGACTTCAAATCACGCAAGTTCTCAGGACAGGCAGGAAGGAAACCTACCACTGACTGCAGCAATCGACCTGGATGCATATGATGATGATGTTATCATATCTTCCCCAAGGGCTTTTGCAGAA GCTAAAAACAATTCTAGAAGAAATCATGGACATACTGTTGTGGTTGATCTTGAATCTG AAGAAAGGCCATCTCGCAACAAGCGTGCAAGGTTTCCTACGAGCCAAACAATTTGTGATTTCTACATAAATCTAGAAGGCAGTAGCCATTCCAATTCCATG AGAAACAGAGGACAGAGAGCGACAGTGACGCCGCCGCCACCAAAGGAGCCTACATTTAGTTGTCCAGTTTGCATGGGCACATTGGTTGAGGAGACGTCCACCAAGTGTGGTCACATTTTTTGCAAAGCATGCATCAAAGCTGCCATAGCTGCTCAGGGCAAATGTCCTACCTGTAGGAGGAAAATCACTATGAAAGACATGATTAGAATTTATCTTCCCGCCACAAACAGTGCTTAA
- the LOC140810885 gene encoding LOW QUALITY PROTEIN: DNA-directed RNA polymerase III subunit 1-like (The sequence of the model RefSeq protein was modified relative to this genomic sequence to represent the inferred CDS: deleted 1 base in 1 codon) yields MRMTQTTIQFTKQPYIEDVGPRRIESIQFSTFSNTEIVKAAEVEVSLGVYYDPNRKPIVNGLLDPHMGPANKDGSCKTCDGNFRECPGHCGYLALALPVYNVGYLSTIVDILKCICKKCSRILLEEKQRQEFLTKMRNPKLELLKKNEVMKQVVKKCNALAGSKKAHKCSRCGHINGMVKRASSRIQLDRVKVDSYMDECQSALSHTKDFKGNISISSTLDPRIVHHLLKNMLNEDCELLHLNDRPEKFMITNILVPPISIRPSVFVDGGRQSNENDITERLKRIIQANASLRQEIEETSLYSKNMTSWDDLQLEVAQYINSEVRGMSFYMNAAKPLSGFVQRLKGKQGRFRGNLSGKRVEYTGRTVISPDPNLKINEVAIPILMARVLTYPERVSHHNIEKLRQCVRNGPNKYPGAKFIRQPDGTEISLMFSSRKRHADELNYGYIVDRHLEDGDIVLFNRQPSLHRMSIMCHRAKIMPWRTLRFNESVCNPYNADFDGDEMNMHVPQTEEARTEALTLMGVQNNLCTPKNGEILVASTQDFLTSSYLITRKDTFYDRASFSLMCSYMGDAMDPIDLPTPAIVKPLELWTGKQLFSILLRPHAKMRVYVNFTVAEKNCQKSAETMCPKDGFVCIRNSELISGQLGKVTLGNGNKDGLYSVLLRDYDAHAAAACMNRLAKLSARWIGNHGFSIGINDVQPEDILNKKKKDTIHEQYAKCTEYIDTYKSGKLVPLPGCNKAQTLEANITAVLNNIRESTAKVCMENLNWRNSPLIMSQCGSKGSPINICQMIACVGQQSVGGRRAPNGFIDRTLPHFEREAKDPDAKGFVQNSFYSGLTATEFFFHTMGGREGLVDTAVKTAETGYLSRRLMKTMEDLSVHYDNSVRNASACIVQFIYGGDGMDPAQMEGKSGLPLNFERLFMKVKATCPALGQQILSTQDIKTMIEEITDERLSKFDITKWGCSLDLPPKKGCLETFAESLSKFIQEKSGKSTLSLKLNEGQDSRENQVHLETVAANTVGITRQQLQVFLETCISRYHSKKIESGTAIGAIGAQSIGEPGTQMTLKTFHFAGVASMNVTLGVPRILEITNAAKTISTPIISARLEYVDNEISARIIKGRIEKTLLEQVARSIKTSQASRQASVVITLDVKRLQDSQLSIDAYTVKESILRTPKMKLKEQQVKVLNPKKLEVVLHADRSALQFELRGVLKKLSKVVVKGINSVERAIIKKTVENGKETFDLLVEGTGLLSVMGIQGVDGCKTTSNHIIEVGKTLGIEAARKSIIDEIQLTMSSHGMSIDTRHMMLLADLMTSKGEVLGITRHGVGKLNDSVLMLASFEKTADLLFNASVNGRVDRIEGISERIIMGIPIQIGTGMFKVRQSVQPVELSYGSDPIIR; encoded by the exons ATGAGGATGACACAAACAACTATACAATTCACCAAGCAGCCATACATTGAAGATGTTGGTCCTCGAAGAAT CGAAAGCATTCAGTTTTCTACATTCTCTAATACTGAAATAGTAAAAGCTGCTGAAGTTGAAGTTTCTCTTGGCGTCTATTACGACCCAAATAGAAAGCCTATTGTCAATGGCTTGTTAGATCCTCACATG GGGCCTGCAAACAAGGATGGCTCTTGTAAAACATGCGACGGGAATTTTCGGGAATGTCCTGGGCACTGTGGATACTTGGCTTTAGCTCTTCCTGTGTATAATGTTGGATATTTAAGTACAATAGTAGATATCCTGAAGTGTATTTGCAAG AAATGCTCCAGAATACTTCTTGAGGAAAAACAGCGTCAAGAATTTCTGActaaaatgagaaatccgaaaTTAGAGCTGTTGAAAAAGAACGAGGTAATGAAACAAGTAGTAAAGAAGTGCAATGCTTTGGCAGGGAGTAAGAAGGCTCACAAGTGCTCCAGATGTGGACATATAAACG GCATGGTTAAAAGGGCATCTTCGAGAATCCAACTTGATCGTGTGAAAGTTGACAGTTACATGGATGAATGTCAATCTGCTCTCTCCCACACCAAGGATTTCAAGGGAAATATCAGTATCTCTTCTACACTTGATCCTAGAATAGTCCACCACCTACTAAAAAATATGCTAAATGAG GATTGTGAATTGCTTCATCTAAATGATAGGCCAGAGAAATTTATGATCACCAATATTCTGGTGCCACCAATTTCCATACGCCCTTCTGTCTTTGTAGATGGTGGAAGACAGAG CAATGAGAATGACATTACAGAGAGACTAAAACGCATCATCCAAGCCAATGCTAGTTTGCGGCAAGAAATTGAGGAAACAAGCCTTTATAGCAAGAACATG ACTAGCTGGGATGATCTGCAATTGGAGGTAGCACAGTATATTAATAGTGAAGTCCGTGGAATGTCATTTTACATGAATGCTGCCAAGCCATTGAGTGGTTTTGTTCAGCGCCTTAAAGGAAAACAAGGAAGGTTCCGTGGGAATTTGTCTGGGAAGCGTGTAGAATATACTGGAAGGACTGTTATTTCTCCTGACCCAAACCTCAAAATTAATGAG GTTGCTATTCCTATACTAATGGCCCGAGTTCTAACTTACCCTGAGCGTGTTTCACACCATAATATAGAGAAATTGCGACAATGTGTTCGTAATGGACCGAACAAATACCCAGGTGCAAAATTTATCAGGCAACCCGATGGTACAGAGAT ATCCTTAATGTTTTCTTCCAGGAAGCGTCATGCAGACGAGTTAAATTATGGTTACATTGTGGATCGACATCTTGAAGATGGAGACATTGTTTTATTTAACAGGCAACCGAGTTTGCATCGAATGTCAATAATGTGCCACAGG GCAAAGATAATGCCGTGGCGCACCCTGAGGTTCAATGAGTCAGTTTGTAACCCCTACAATGCTGATTTTGATGGTGATGAGATGAATATGCATGTGCCACAAACTGAAGAAGCCCGAACTGAGGCTCTTACACTGATGGGG GTGCAAAATAATTTATGTACTCCAAAGAATGGGGAAATATTGGTAGCTTCAACGCAGGATTTTTTAACATCATCATATCTTATAACAAGGAAAGACACATTTTATGATCGTGCTTCATTTTCTCTTATGTGTTCGTATATGGGTGACGCCATGGACCCTATTGATTTGCCGACTCCAGCAATAGTTAAG CCATTGGAGCTTTGGACTGGCAAACAATTATTTAGTATACTGCTGCGCCCACATGCAAAAATGAGAGTGTACGTAAATTTTACTGTTGCAGAAAAGAATTGCCAAAAATCTGCCGAGACAATGTGCCCAAAGGATGGGTTTGTTTGCATTCGTAACAGTGAGTTAATCAGTGGCCAACTTGGAAAAGTTACACTGG GTAATGGGAACAAGGATGGTCTTTATTCTGTTCTTCTTAGGGATTATGATGCACATGCTGCTGCTGCTTGCATGAATCGGTTGGCAAAGTTAAG CGCTCGATGGATAGGAAATCATGGATTTTCAATAGGAATTAATGATGTCCAACCCGAGGACATATTGAACAAGAAAAAGAAGGATACAATTCATGAGCAGTATGCCAAGTGTACAGAGTATATCGATACTTATAAATCTGGAAAACTGGTCCCACTACCTGGCTGTAATAAAGCTCAGACACTTGAAGCCAATATAACTGCAGTCCTAAATAACATCCGGGAATCTACTGCAAAG GTTTGTATGGAAAATCTGAATTGGAGGAACAGCCCCCTAATCATGTCACAGTGTGGTTCCAAAGGATCTCCTATTAATATTTGCCAGATGATTGCATGTGTTGGTCAACAATCTGTTGGTGGTCGCCGAGCTCCAAACGGATTCATTGATCGAACGCTGCCTCATTTTGAAAGAGAAGCAAAGGACCCAGAT GCTAAAGGCTTTGTTCAGAATTCATTTTATTCTGGATTAACTGCAACAGAATTTTTTTTCCACACCATGGGAGGGAGAGAAGGTCTCGTAGATACTGCG GTTAAAACTGCTGAAACGGGGTACTTGTCGCGTAGACTAATGAAAACTATGGAGGACCTATCTGTTCACTACGACAATTCAGTTAGAAATGCAAGTGCTTGCATTGTTCAGTTTATATATGGAGGTGATGGTATGGATCCCGCACAGATGGAAGGGAAAAGTGGACTTCCATTGAACTTTGAAAGATTATTTATGAAAGTCAAG GCCACCTGCCCTGCATTAGGGCAGCAGATTTTATCTACTCAAGATATTAAGACTATGATAGAGGAAATAACTGATGAAAGGCTCTCAAAATTCGATATCACTAAATGGGGGTGCTCACTGGATTTGCCGCCTAAAAAAGGATGCTTGGAGACTTTTGCTGAGTCGTTATCGAAGTTTATCCAGGAAAAATCAGGGAAATCAACTCTCTCCCTGAAACTGAATGAAGGACAAGATTCCAGAGAGAATCAAGTTCATTTGGAAACTGTTGCTGCAAACACTGTAGGGATCACTAGGCAGCAACTACAG GTATTCTTAGAAACCTGCATCTCTCGTTATCATTCGAAGAAAATCGAATCGGGGACTGCAATTGGTGCAATTGGAGCTCAGAGTATAGGAGAGCCAGGAACACAGATGACATTGAAAACTTTCCACTTTGCTGGAGTTGCCAGCATGA ATGTTACTCTTGGGGTTCCTCGGATATTGGAAATAACGAATGCTGCTAAAACGATCAGCACTCCAATTATATCTGCTAGACTTGAGTATGTGGACAACGAGATCAGTGCAAGAATAATAAAGGGTCGTATTGAGAAAACACTTTTAGAGCAG GTAGCTAGAAGTATTAAGACGTCTCAAGCATCAAGACAGGCATCCGTAGTTATAACACTTGATGTGAAAAGATTACAAGATTCACAACTATCCATTGATGCATATACTGTAAAAGAATCAATTCTACGCACCCCGAAAATGAAATTGAAGGAGCAG CAAGTTAAGGTTTTGAATCCCAAGAAACTGGAAGTGGTTCTGCATGCTGATAGAAGTGCACTTCAATTTGAACTCCGAGGGGTTCTGAAAAAGCTCTCCAAAGTAGTTGTGAAG GGAATCAATTCGGTTGAACGTGCTATAATAAAGAAAACAGTGGAAAATGGAAAGGAAACTTTTGATTTACTTGTTGAAGG GACTGGACTGCTATCTGTCATGGGCATTCAAGGAGTTGATGGGTGTAAAACTACGAGTAATCACATCATTGAAGTAGGTAAGACACTTGGAATTGAAGCTGCGAGAAAGTCAATTATTGATGAGATACAATTAACCATGTCAAGTCATGGAATGAGCATAGACACACGTCACATGATGCTTTTGGCTGATTTAATGACATCCAAG GGTGAAGTTTTGGGAATAACAAGACATGGGGTGGGAAAACTGAATGACAGTGTTCTAATGCTGGCTTCATTTGAGAAGACCGCAGATCTCCTTTTTAAC GCTTCTGTGAATGGGAGGGTTGATAGGATTGAAGGAATTAGTGAACGCATCATTATGGGAATACCTATACAAATTGGCACAGGAATGTTCAAAGTTAGGCAAAG CGTGCAGCCTGTTGAGTTAAGTTACGGTTCTGATCCTATTATTCGCTGA
- the LOC140810794 gene encoding ethylene-responsive transcription factor-like protein At4g13040: MVSIRRRRLLALSSGRNPVFAPLPRAFEHGHTPETGVGIERPGSVHPFLLTNNDMPKEESTLDDGTGSSKASSILQEDNIFQQFPEIKRRKRHRRKHVENQELCIMRGVYFKNAKWQAAIKVDKKQIHLGTVGSQEEAARLYDRAAFMCGREPNFELSEEEKLELKKFKWEEFLAMTRSAISFKKVQRRTGHGSQRKHQNNDSEGEQVHSVFSASEDDSLVP, from the exons ATGGTCAGCATCAGAAGACGGAGACTATTAGCATTGTCTTCTG GGAGGAATCCCGTCTTTGCCCCACTTCCCAGAGCTTTTGAGCATGGGCATACTCCCGAAACTGGTGTGGGGATTGAAAGACCAGGCAGTGTTCATCCTTTCCTTTTAACCAATAATGACATGCCAAAAGAA GAATCTACCTTGGATGATGGGACTGGTTCATCAAAGGCATCTTCCATCCTACAAGAAGACAACATCTTTCAGCAATTCCCTG AGATCAAACGCAGAAAGAGGCACAGGAGAAAGCATGTCGAGAATCAAGAACTGTGTATCATGAGAGGTGTTTATTTTAAGAATGCTAAATGGCAAGCTGCTATTAAAGTTGACAAGAAACAAATACATTTGGGGACTGTTGGATCTCAAGAAGAAGCTGCTCGATTGTACGACAG GGCTGCATTTATGTGTGGGAGGGAGCCAAACTTTGAACTCTCGGAGGAAGAAAAGCTGGAACTCAAGAAATTTAAGTGGGAAGAATTTTTAGCCATGACTCGTTCTGCAATTTCTTTCAAGA AGGTTCAGAGGCGAACCGGCCATGGTTCACAAAGAAAACACCAAAACAATGATTCGGAAGGCGAGCAAGTGCACAGTGTTTTTTCTGCATCAGAAGATGACTCATTGGTTCCTTGA
- the LOC140810461 gene encoding cyclase-like protein 3, producing MPFSWPAVVLLLLLLLSSSDGAVYYNYRSIHDISSPIRAGQTTWGLSNGLKGTFLNETSKIVKMSTHMGTHVDSPAHAYQKMFKGHDVAALNIHTLNGPVLLVDVPGKKNITGNVLKSLKLPKGLKRVIFRTDNTRRGLMRRKEFELGYVGLEPDGANWLIKHTEIKLIGMDYLSVAASSKTVEVHKILLNKGDVIPLEGLDLEEIAAGKYALQCLPMKIPGADGAPTRCVLLE from the exons ATGCCGTTTTCATGGCCTGCAgtcgtcctcctcctcctcctcctcctctccTCATCTGATGGAGCGGTGTACTACAATTACAGGAGCATTCACGACATAAGTTCCCCGATACGTGCCGGGCAGACAACGTGGGGCCTTAGCAATGGTCTGAAGGGAACGTTCCTGAATGAAACCTCAAAAATAGTGAAAATGAGCACTCACATGGGAACCCACGTAGATTCTCCTGCTCATGCATACCAGAAAATGTTCAAGGGGCATGATGTTGCCGCACTCAATATTCACACTCTCAACG GTCCGGTCTTGTTAGTTGATGTTCCTGGAAAGAAGAACATAACAG GTAATGTTTTGAAGTCGTTGAAGCTTCCGAAAGGACTGAAACGTGTAATTTTCAGGACAGATAACACTCGTAG GGGCCTTATGCGAAGGAAGGAATTTGAATTGGGGTATGTCGGATTGGAGCCCGATGGAGCAAATTGGCTAATTAAACATACAGAAATCAAACTCATTG GAATGGATTACTTATCAGTCGCTGCCTCAAGCAAAACAGTGGAAGTGCATAAGATTTTGCTGAATAAAGGG GATGTAATCCCTTTGGAGGGGCTGGATTTGGAAGAAATCGCTGCTGGAAAATACGCATTACAATGCTTACCTATGAAGATCCCCGGGGCTGATGGAGCCCCGACGAGATGCGTCCTTCTTGAGTGA